A genome region from Triticum aestivum cultivar Chinese Spring chromosome 2B, IWGSC CS RefSeq v2.1, whole genome shotgun sequence includes the following:
- the LOC123040926 gene encoding uncharacterized protein: MRSSEEVAAAEGSGAPGSSPEPPGGAGSGGCEVGSRPHDSEGYGRTAVQVTVTPMPPPPAPDTSAAPEARAENLAAPTAPEARAGSVTASAAPEVRAESVAASAASEVRAESVTASAAPEVRAASATPSAAPEVRVENLPATAPAHPQPGPRPRRRWWSGIPWTRLVLGGLLVAAVGYAFYKWGLPLLSDKVLLPIMRWEATSFGRPVLALVLVMSMSVFPTVFLPSFPSMWLTGIIFGYGLGLLIILVGTGIGMSIPYWIGSLFLHHIHGWLEKKWPQQMALIKLAGRGGWFQQFRVVALLRLSPFPYVMLNYVATVTQIKFTPYICGSVVGMVPDALVNIYSGRLILALADLKYDQRRMTTVEIVYNVISAIVAVLIGVGFTVYARRALDGIQSAEGAQQPEPAVVPAVPAPELSDRHRSSSSVPVDVV; encoded by the exons ATGCGCAG CTCCGAGGAGGTGGCAGCGGCGGAGGGTTCAGGCGCGCCGGGCTCTTCCCCGGAGCCCCCCGGCGGGGCAGGATCGGGGGGATGCGAGGTAGGCTCGCGGCCGCACGACTCGGAAGGATACGGGCGCACGGCGGTGCAGGTCACGGTCAcgccgatgccgccgccgccggctccggATACATCGGCGGCGCCTGAGGCGAGGGCGGAGAATTTGGCGGCACCCACAGCACCGGAGGCGAGAGCAGGGAGTGTGACGGCATCGGCGGCACCTGAGGTGAGAGCGGAGAGTGTGGCGGCATCCGCGGCGTCTGAGGTGAGGGCGGAGAGTGTGACGGCATCGGCGGCGCCTGAGGTGAGAGCGGCGAGTGCGACGCCATCGGCCGCACCTGAGGTGAGAGTGGAGAATTTGCCTGCGACTGCGCCTGCGCACCCGCAACCggggccgaggccgaggcggcggtggtggtcggGGATCCCGTGGACGAGGCTGGTGCTCGGAGGCCTGCTAGTGGCGGCGGTCGGCTATGCCTTCTACAAATGGGGGCTCCCCCTCTTATCAGACAAG GTGCTCCTGCCGATCATGCGATGGGAGGCGACATCTTTCGGGCGCCCGGTGCTGGCCCTTGTGCTGGTCATGTCCATGTCCGTCTTCCCTACCGTGTTCCTGCCTTCTTTCCCGTCCATGTGGTTGACAGGGATAATATTCGGCTACGGCCTGGGCCTCTTGATCATCCTGGTTGGCACCGGCATAGGCATGTCCATACCGTACTGGATCGGCTCGCTGTTCCTCCATCACATTCAT GGATGGTTAGAGAAGAAATGGCCTCAGCAGATGGCTCTGATCAAACTGGCTGGGAGAGGGGGCTGGTTCCAGCAGTTCCGGGTGGTTGCGCTGTTACGACTCTCGCCGTTCCCTTATGTGATGCTCAACTATGTTGCAACCGTCACCCAGATCAAGTTCACCCCTTACATTTGTGGCTCGGTTGTTGGAATGGTACCTGACGCGTTGGTCAACATCTACAG TGGCCGGCTGATTCTCGCACTGGCGGACCTGAAGTATGACCAGCGTCGGATGACAACAGTGGAGATAGTGTACAACGTCATCTCTGCCATCGTCGCCGTTCTTATCGGGGTCGGGTTTACGGTCTACGCGAGAAGAGCCTTGGATGGCATACAAAGCGCGGAAGGCgcgcagcaacctgaacctgctgtCGTCCCTGCTGTCCCGGCGCCGGAGCTCAGTGATCGCCATCGAAGTTCCAGCTCTGTGCCAGTTGATGTTGTGTAG